The following proteins are encoded in a genomic region of Comamonas resistens:
- a CDS encoding M48 family metallopeptidase, which yields MEQADYVHLVRVSELASAENSHAYRRSVALFAALGYAWVLGCLILALCLLLWAGSHLLAGQWRFVWVMTAIASLSLFWNSLRALWFKVDKAEGIALMPEDAPALFEALERIRRKMAGPGIDAVYLTRDFNASIRQVPRWGVLGGVRNELSLGLPLMMAQDRNRLLAVLAHEYGHLRGGHGKFGAWVYRTRLSWTRLYEGMQDDSGVASFATRKFLHWYFPRFLARTFAMARQDEYEADKAAAGLLGQTVMADALVEIDVRQQWFQQKFWPLHWRSARKQAVPMGPYSVMKYWLAQPVKPAFARQALKASLSRKSGLEDTHPVLRERVDALTGERPQLPQQWSAGGALALLNPRKLGEWLKSFDKQWCLENASAWKEHHARLARSERMLAQLEGEGYQSVADLLLRVHLMLRLDPHAEVRALYQEVLRREPDNAKALAGMVDVLPPDMGDVQLDMLERLFDLHVEYRWWAANFAAELLESRQQIGVEGEPVQALKLWRERVRQTSELEDRFSEELMQTPLLSALLPHGLTDFEISEVEAELRNFRAVSQAWLVRKQLNTIRSRPVFLLLVEMDGLGEEEGDALGEQIHDRLEVPGKLYVMRVQQAATLDDIARQGLKPVYLRTFAG from the coding sequence ATGGAACAGGCAGATTATGTGCATCTGGTTCGCGTCAGCGAGCTTGCCAGCGCCGAAAACAGTCATGCATATAGGCGCAGCGTGGCCTTGTTTGCGGCACTGGGCTATGCCTGGGTGCTGGGCTGTCTGATTCTGGCACTGTGCCTGCTGCTCTGGGCCGGCTCGCATCTGCTGGCCGGGCAATGGCGCTTTGTCTGGGTCATGACGGCTATTGCCAGCCTGAGCCTGTTCTGGAACAGCCTGCGCGCGCTGTGGTTCAAGGTGGACAAGGCCGAGGGCATTGCGCTGATGCCCGAGGATGCTCCGGCCCTGTTCGAGGCACTGGAGCGCATTCGCCGCAAGATGGCCGGCCCCGGGATCGATGCCGTCTATCTGACCCGGGACTTCAATGCCAGCATTCGCCAGGTGCCGCGCTGGGGCGTGCTGGGCGGCGTACGCAATGAGCTGAGTCTGGGCTTGCCGCTGATGATGGCGCAGGACAGAAACCGTTTGCTGGCCGTGCTGGCCCATGAATACGGCCATCTGCGTGGCGGGCATGGCAAGTTCGGTGCCTGGGTCTACCGCACGCGGCTGAGCTGGACCCGGCTGTACGAAGGCATGCAGGATGACTCCGGCGTGGCCTCGTTTGCCACGCGCAAGTTTCTGCACTGGTATTTCCCGCGCTTTCTGGCCAGGACCTTTGCCATGGCGCGCCAGGACGAGTACGAGGCCGACAAGGCCGCGGCCGGTCTGCTGGGTCAGACCGTCATGGCTGATGCGCTGGTGGAAATCGATGTGCGCCAGCAATGGTTTCAACAGAAATTCTGGCCGCTGCACTGGCGCTCGGCCCGCAAGCAGGCAGTGCCCATGGGGCCGTACAGCGTCATGAAGTATTGGCTGGCGCAGCCCGTCAAGCCGGCGTTTGCGCGCCAGGCGCTCAAGGCCAGCCTGAGCCGCAAGTCCGGCCTGGAAGATACCCACCCGGTGCTCAGGGAGCGCGTGGATGCGCTGACCGGCGAGCGTCCGCAGCTGCCGCAGCAATGGTCGGCGGGCGGTGCGCTGGCCTTGCTCAACCCGCGCAAGCTCGGCGAATGGCTCAAGAGTTTTGACAAGCAGTGGTGCCTGGAAAACGCCAGCGCCTGGAAGGAGCATCACGCCCGCCTGGCGCGCAGCGAGCGCATGCTGGCTCAGCTCGAAGGCGAGGGCTACCAGTCCGTGGCCGACCTGCTGCTGCGCGTGCATCTCATGCTGAGGCTGGACCCCCATGCCGAAGTCAGAGCGCTGTATCAGGAGGTGTTGCGCCGCGAACCCGACAACGCCAAGGCGCTGGCAGGCATGGTTGACGTGTTGCCGCCGGACATGGGCGATGTGCAGCTCGACATGCTGGAGCGCCTGTTCGATCTGCATGTGGAATATCGCTGGTGGGCCGCCAATTTTGCGGCGGAGCTGCTGGAGTCCCGTCAGCAGATAGGGGTGGAGGGCGAACCGGTCCAGGCGCTCAAGCTGTGGCGCGAGCGGGTCAGGCAGACCAGCGAGCTGGAAGACCGGTTTTCCGAAGAGCTGATGCAGACGCCTTTGCTGAGCGCTCTGCTGCCGCACGGGCTGACGGATTTCGAGATTTCAGAGGTCGAGGCCGAGCTGCGCAATTTCCGCGCGGTATCCCAGGCCTGGCTGGTGCGCAAGCAGCTCAACACCATTCGCAGCCGGCCCGTCTTCCTGCTGCTGGTCGAAATGGACGGGCTGGGCGAAGAGGAAGGCGATGCGCTGGGGGAGCAGATTCACGACCGCCTCGAAGTGCCCGGCAAGCTCTACGTCATGCGGGTGCAGCAGGCGGCAACGCTAGACGATATAGCGCGCCAGGGTCTCAAACCCGTGTATCTGCGTACTTTTGCTGGCTAA
- a CDS encoding YceH family protein: protein MPFDPRNTPLSTVEARVLATLMEKARTVPDSYPLTLNSLVTGCNQKSSRDPVMEVSEGEAQEALDSLRLKTLSVQISSTRSTRWEHNFPRGIGVPDQSAVLLALLMLRGPQTAGELRINSERWHRFADISSVEAFLDELRERSEEKGGPLVVLLPRAPGAREQRWAHLLSGPVDVSALATASSASTGSNASALQQRVDALEAEVAQLNATVKMLCESLGVEPPAAPTE from the coding sequence ATGCCTTTTGACCCACGCAACACCCCCTTGAGCACCGTCGAGGCCCGCGTCCTGGCCACGCTGATGGAAAAAGCCCGCACCGTGCCCGACAGCTACCCACTCACCCTCAACAGCCTGGTCACGGGCTGCAACCAGAAGTCCAGCCGCGACCCCGTGATGGAAGTCAGCGAGGGCGAAGCCCAGGAAGCGCTGGACAGCCTGCGCCTGAAGACCCTGAGCGTGCAGATCAGCAGCACCAGATCCACCCGCTGGGAGCACAACTTCCCCCGCGGCATAGGCGTGCCCGACCAGTCGGCCGTGCTGCTGGCCCTCTTGATGCTGCGCGGCCCGCAGACCGCGGGCGAGTTGCGCATCAACTCCGAGCGCTGGCACCGCTTTGCCGATATTTCCTCGGTCGAGGCCTTTCTTGACGAACTGCGCGAGCGCAGCGAGGAAAAAGGCGGCCCCCTGGTCGTGCTGCTGCCCCGCGCACCCGGCGCCCGCGAGCAGCGCTGGGCCCATCTGCTGAGCGGCCCCGTCGATGTCAGCGCCCTGGCCACGGCCAGCAGCGCCAGCACGGGCAGCAACGCATCGGCCCTGCAGCAGCGCGTGGACGCCCTGGAAGCCGAAGTCGCCCAGCTGAACGCCACCGTGAAGATGCTCTGCGAGTCGCTGGGCGTGGAACCACCCGCAGCCCCAACTGAATGA
- the purN gene encoding phosphoribosylglycinamide formyltransferase, whose amino-acid sequence MKNIVILISGGGSNMAAIVRASQQQNWAKQYNARVAAVISNKADAQGLVFARDNGIATEVLDHKQFDSREAFDAELAQVIDRHSPDLVVLAGFMRILTPGFVSHYEGRMVNIHPSLLPAFTGLHTHQRAIDAGCKFAGCTVHRVTAELDVGPILDQAAVPVLPGDTAELLAARVLVQEHIIYPRAVLNLLKG is encoded by the coding sequence ATGAAAAACATCGTGATCCTGATCTCGGGCGGCGGCTCGAACATGGCCGCCATTGTGCGTGCATCCCAGCAGCAGAACTGGGCAAAGCAGTACAACGCCAGGGTTGCGGCCGTCATCAGCAACAAGGCCGATGCCCAGGGTCTGGTCTTTGCGCGCGACAACGGCATTGCCACCGAGGTGCTGGATCACAAGCAGTTCGACAGCCGCGAGGCCTTTGATGCCGAACTGGCCCAGGTCATTGACCGCCACTCCCCGGATCTGGTGGTGCTGGCCGGTTTCATGCGCATTCTCACGCCGGGCTTTGTCTCGCATTACGAGGGGCGCATGGTCAATATCCATCCCTCGCTGCTGCCGGCGTTCACGGGGCTGCACACCCATCAGCGTGCCATAGATGCGGGCTGCAAGTTTGCGGGCTGCACCGTGCATCGCGTGACGGCCGAACTCGATGTGGGCCCCATCCTCGACCAGGCAGCCGTGCCTGTGCTGCCCGGTGACACGGCCGAGCTGCTGGCCGCACGGGTGCTGGTGCAGGAGCACATCATTTACCCGCGCGCGGTGCTCAATCTGCTCAAGGGTTGA
- a CDS encoding DUF1653 domain-containing protein: protein MSNSELPPLIETTPGLYEHYKGMRYEVVGTVRHSETLEPMTLYRALYGEHGLWVRPAAMFNETVVIDGVEQPRFRRLLAEQQKSE, encoded by the coding sequence ATGAGCAACTCCGAACTTCCCCCGTTGATCGAAACCACGCCCGGTCTGTACGAGCATTACAAAGGCATGCGCTACGAGGTGGTTGGCACCGTGCGCCACAGCGAAACACTGGAGCCCATGACGCTGTACCGCGCCCTGTACGGCGAACATGGCCTGTGGGTGCGCCCTGCCGCCATGTTCAACGAGACCGTGGTGATTGATGGCGTGGAGCAGCCACGCTTTCGCCGCTTGCTCGCAGAGCAGCAGAAATCCGAATGA
- a CDS encoding RsmB/NOP family class I SAM-dependent RNA methyltransferase yields the protein MHPKQLLDACSELVKRAMTFEHPADAVVSRFFRENRYLGPRERATLAETTYTVLRKKLLFEALAHSGSGARERRLAILGFAAVLREQAKKEGKVKNKDGQDSETFIKAALNPQELKWLAACDGIKPEDLMEAHRHNLPEWLVEPLKAQLGDEFWALAASMEQAAPLDLRVNTLNDKRSDLRKELEKAGIKAEPTPFSPIGLRVDGKPALAKVDAFNRGAIEVQDEGSQLLALMLDAKRGEMVVDFCAGAGGKTLAIGAAMRNTGRLYAFDVSGHRLDALKPRLARSGLSNVHPAAIAHERDERVKRLAGKIDRVLVDAPCSGLGTLRRNPDLKWRQSAKAVEELTQKQAAILESSARLVKAGGRLIYATCSILPQENEAIAEAFSAAHPEFVPLDAGEVLEQLKIADGDKLCSGGEGGRRYLRLWPHQHETDGFFAAVWVKKA from the coding sequence ATGCATCCCAAACAGCTTCTCGACGCTTGCTCTGAACTCGTCAAGCGCGCCATGACATTTGAACACCCGGCCGATGCCGTGGTGTCCCGCTTTTTCCGCGAAAACCGTTACCTGGGCCCGCGCGAGCGCGCCACTCTGGCTGAAACCACTTACACCGTGCTGCGCAAGAAGCTGTTGTTCGAAGCGCTGGCGCACTCGGGCAGCGGCGCGCGTGAACGCCGCCTGGCCATCCTGGGCTTTGCCGCCGTGCTGCGCGAGCAGGCCAAGAAGGAAGGCAAGGTCAAGAACAAGGACGGCCAGGACAGCGAGACCTTCATCAAGGCCGCTCTGAACCCTCAGGAACTCAAGTGGCTGGCTGCCTGCGACGGCATCAAGCCCGAAGACCTGATGGAAGCGCACCGCCACAATCTGCCCGAATGGCTGGTCGAGCCGCTCAAGGCCCAGCTGGGCGACGAGTTCTGGGCACTGGCCGCCAGCATGGAGCAGGCCGCTCCGCTGGATCTGCGCGTCAACACCCTCAACGACAAGCGCTCCGATCTGCGCAAGGAACTGGAAAAAGCCGGCATCAAAGCCGAGCCCACGCCGTTCTCGCCCATCGGTCTGCGCGTGGACGGCAAACCCGCGCTGGCCAAGGTCGATGCCTTCAACCGCGGAGCCATCGAGGTGCAGGACGAAGGCTCGCAACTGCTGGCACTGATGCTGGACGCCAAGCGCGGCGAAATGGTGGTGGACTTTTGCGCCGGTGCCGGCGGCAAGACCCTGGCCATCGGTGCGGCCATGCGCAACACCGGCCGTCTGTACGCGTTTGACGTTTCGGGCCACCGCCTCGATGCGCTCAAGCCGCGTCTGGCCCGCTCGGGTCTGTCGAATGTCCACCCTGCCGCCATTGCCCATGAGCGCGATGAGCGCGTCAAGCGCCTGGCCGGCAAGATCGATCGCGTGCTGGTCGATGCTCCCTGCTCGGGCCTGGGCACGCTGCGCCGCAATCCCGACCTCAAGTGGCGCCAGAGCGCCAAGGCCGTGGAAGAGCTGACACAAAAGCAGGCTGCCATCCTGGAAAGCAGCGCCCGTCTGGTCAAGGCCGGCGGCCGCCTGATCTATGCCACCTGTTCCATCCTGCCGCAGGAAAATGAGGCCATTGCCGAAGCCTTCAGTGCCGCTCACCCCGAGTTTGTGCCGCTGGATGCGGGCGAGGTGCTGGAGCAGCTCAAGATCGCTGATGGCGACAAGCTGTGCAGCGGTGGCGAGGGCGGCAGACGCTATCTGCGTCTGTGGCCGCATCAGCATGAGACAGATGGGTTTTTCGCTGCCGTTTGGGTGAAAAAGGCGTAA
- a CDS encoding acyl-CoA dehydrogenase family protein, whose protein sequence is MDFDFSDDQQQLRDAVARWVDKGYTFERRQSIARQGGFSREVWNELAELGLTALTVPEQYGGLGQGAVDVMVVMEELGRGLVMEPLTQAFVASAVLSQFGDEALKQAWLPQIATGEKLVVLASQEHKARYRLDVCAGTATKTTNGYTVNATKNIVPVGDQADAFIVPAQLDGKIALFLVESGAEGLSTRGYATQDEGRAADLICKAAPATLITANGLTALTLAQDVANAALCAEGVGVMEQTLKLTAEYMNQRKQFGVVISSFQALRHRVADMKMQLELARSMSYYGTLKLGAPAEERHTAIARAKVQLGQAMRYVGQQSVQLHGGIGVTDEYAGSHYFKRLTQMEMTGGDTLHHLGIVSANMQDSAGVFA, encoded by the coding sequence ATGGATTTCGATTTTTCCGACGACCAGCAACAACTGCGTGATGCCGTCGCCCGCTGGGTGGACAAGGGCTATACCTTCGAGCGCCGCCAGAGCATTGCCCGCCAGGGCGGATTCTCGCGCGAGGTCTGGAACGAGCTGGCCGAGCTGGGCCTGACCGCCCTCACCGTGCCCGAGCAATATGGCGGTCTGGGCCAGGGCGCGGTCGATGTCATGGTGGTGATGGAAGAGCTGGGCCGTGGCCTGGTGATGGAGCCGCTGACACAGGCTTTTGTGGCCTCTGCCGTGCTCAGCCAGTTTGGCGACGAGGCGCTCAAGCAAGCCTGGCTGCCGCAGATCGCTACGGGCGAAAAGCTGGTGGTGCTCGCATCGCAGGAGCACAAGGCGCGCTACCGGCTTGATGTTTGCGCAGGAACTGCTACCAAAACGACCAATGGCTATACGGTAAACGCTACGAAAAACATAGTCCCCGTCGGCGACCAGGCCGATGCCTTCATCGTGCCCGCCCAGCTCGATGGCAAGATTGCCCTCTTTCTGGTGGAAAGCGGTGCCGAAGGCCTCAGCACCCGGGGCTATGCCACCCAGGATGAAGGCCGCGCCGCAGATCTGATTTGCAAGGCTGCACCTGCCACCTTGATCACTGCCAACGGCCTGACGGCGCTGACACTGGCACAGGATGTGGCCAATGCGGCACTGTGCGCCGAAGGCGTGGGCGTGATGGAGCAGACGCTCAAGCTGACTGCCGAATACATGAACCAGCGCAAGCAGTTCGGCGTGGTGATCTCCAGCTTCCAGGCCCTGCGCCACCGCGTGGCCGATATGAAGATGCAGCTGGAACTGGCCCGCTCCATGAGCTACTACGGCACGCTCAAGCTGGGCGCGCCCGCCGAGGAACGCCACACGGCCATTGCCCGCGCCAAGGTGCAGCTGGGCCAGGCCATGCGCTATGTGGGCCAGCAGTCGGTACAGTTGCATGGCGGCATCGGCGTGACCGACGAATACGCAGGCAGCCATTACTTCAAGCGCCTGACGCAGATGGAAATGACCGGTGGCGACACGCTTCATCACCTGGGCATTGTCTCGGCCAATATGCAGGATTCTGCGGGCGTATTCGCCTAA
- a CDS encoding nucleoside deaminase: protein MSNRDTEKYLLESIRLAMGNVKGRERATWPFGAVLVRDGQVLARAVNQVEELCDPSAHAEMQALRIGAKAQGSTDLSGSVMYASGYPCSMCATAMLLAGVKKVFVAYSNEDGEPYDLSASRGYVELARPESKREMPIINQRVRDAGEDLYEAWQKAVDENRATV from the coding sequence ATGAGCAATAGAGACACCGAAAAATACCTGCTGGAATCCATCCGCCTGGCCATGGGCAACGTCAAGGGCCGTGAGCGTGCCACCTGGCCCTTCGGCGCCGTGCTGGTCAGGGATGGCCAGGTGCTGGCCCGTGCCGTCAACCAGGTCGAGGAACTGTGCGACCCCTCGGCCCATGCCGAAATGCAGGCACTGCGCATTGGCGCCAAGGCCCAGGGCAGCACCGATCTGTCGGGCTCTGTCATGTATGCCAGCGGCTACCCCTGCTCCATGTGCGCCACCGCCATGTTGCTGGCGGGTGTGAAGAAGGTCTTTGTCGCCTATTCCAATGAAGACGGCGAGCCCTATGACCTGTCCGCCTCGCGCGGCTATGTCGAGCTGGCCCGCCCCGAAAGCAAGCGCGAGATGCCCATCATCAACCAGCGCGTGCGTGATGCCGGCGAAGACCTGTACGAAGCCTGGCAAAAAGCCGTGGACGAAAATCGCGCCACTGTCTAA
- a CDS encoding DesA family fatty acid desaturase — MSLDIGLIWNAVVDWMANGLWDLSWWQLLLYTLFTTHITIAAVTIFLHRSQAHRSLDLGPIPSHFFRFWLWLGTGMVTKEWVAIHRKHHAKCETEEDPHSPQTRGLGKVMREGAELYRVEARNEETLKKYGHGTPDDWMERNIYRHSVMGPSLMLILNVALFGVIGLTIWAVQMVWIPFWAAGVVNGVGHFWGYRNYEASDASTNLVPWGIIIGGEELHNNHHTYPTSAKFSVKPYEFDIGWVYISLMQKLGWAKVKKTPPRLRSGVVKPVADELMLEAIIANRYEVMARYARGVRAAVQQELEGLKARKARQADVSLLKSAQRWLHRDAEKVPANAAGQLVQARAAHPVIDQMLTMREELRQLWLNTTLSREQLTGQLQAWCQRAEASGIAALKDFSIRLRAVHA, encoded by the coding sequence ATGTCGCTGGATATCGGCTTGATCTGGAATGCCGTCGTGGATTGGATGGCCAACGGGCTGTGGGATCTGTCCTGGTGGCAGCTGTTGCTGTACACCTTGTTCACGACCCATATCACGATTGCGGCGGTGACCATCTTCTTGCATCGCAGCCAGGCCCATCGTTCGCTGGATCTGGGCCCCATCCCCTCGCATTTCTTCCGCTTCTGGCTCTGGCTGGGCACGGGCATGGTGACCAAGGAATGGGTGGCCATCCACCGCAAGCACCATGCCAAGTGCGAAACCGAGGAAGATCCGCACAGCCCCCAGACCCGTGGCCTGGGCAAGGTGATGCGCGAAGGTGCCGAGCTGTATCGCGTCGAAGCCAGGAACGAGGAAACGCTGAAGAAATACGGTCACGGCACGCCCGATGACTGGATGGAGCGCAATATCTACCGCCATTCGGTGATGGGCCCCTCGCTGATGCTCATCCTCAATGTGGCGCTGTTTGGTGTCATCGGTCTGACGATCTGGGCCGTGCAGATGGTCTGGATCCCGTTCTGGGCGGCAGGTGTGGTCAACGGCGTGGGCCATTTCTGGGGCTATCGCAACTACGAGGCCTCGGACGCTTCCACCAATCTGGTGCCCTGGGGCATCATCATCGGCGGCGAAGAGCTCCATAACAATCACCATACCTACCCAACTTCGGCCAAGTTCTCCGTCAAACCCTATGAGTTCGACATTGGTTGGGTCTATATCAGCCTCATGCAGAAGCTGGGCTGGGCCAAGGTCAAGAAGACGCCGCCCCGTCTGCGCAGCGGTGTGGTCAAGCCCGTGGCTGACGAGCTGATGCTGGAAGCCATCATCGCCAACCGCTATGAGGTCATGGCCCGCTATGCGCGCGGCGTGCGTGCTGCGGTGCAGCAGGAGCTTGAAGGGCTGAAGGCACGCAAGGCGCGGCAAGCCGATGTGTCCTTGCTCAAGAGCGCCCAGCGCTGGCTGCATCGAGATGCCGAGAAAGTGCCTGCCAATGCAGCGGGTCAGCTGGTCCAGGCGCGTGCGGCCCACCCAGTCATCGACCAGATGCTGACCATGCGCGAAGAGCTGCGTCAGCTATGGCTGAACACCACGCTGAGCCGCGAACAGCTGACCGGCCAGCTGCAGGCCTGGTGCCAGCGCGCCGAGGCCAGCGGTATTGCGGCGCTCAAGGACTTTTCCATCAGGCTGCGCGCTGTCCACGCTTGA
- a CDS encoding acyl-CoA dehydrogenase family protein produces the protein MDLAFTPEEQAFREEVRTWVRTHLPEDIAHKVRSDLHLTRDDMQRWAKILGKKGWLGYGWPKEFGGPGWSAVQKHLFEEECALACTPRIVPFGPVMVAPVIMAYGSPEQQKRFLPGIASGEVWWSQGYSEPGSGSDLASLKTRAERVGDKYIVNGQKTWTTLGQYGDWMFNLVRTSNEGKPQTGISFLLLDMKSPGVTVRPIKLLDGGHEVNEVFFDNVEVPADQLIGEENKGWTYAKHLLSHERTNIADVNRAKRELERVKRIAKAEGVWEDQRFRDQIALLEVDVIALEMLVLRVLSAMKSGKNPLEIAGLLKIKGSEIQQRYSELMMLAAGPYSLPFIQEAMEAGYQGDFPGGVLGNAPLAATYFNMRKTTIYGGSNEVQRNIVAQTVLG, from the coding sequence ATGGATTTGGCTTTCACCCCTGAAGAACAGGCATTTCGTGAAGAGGTTCGCACCTGGGTGCGGACCCATCTGCCCGAGGACATTGCGCACAAGGTGCGCAGCGATCTGCACCTGACGCGCGACGACATGCAGCGCTGGGCCAAGATCCTCGGCAAAAAAGGCTGGCTGGGCTACGGCTGGCCCAAGGAATTCGGCGGCCCCGGCTGGAGCGCCGTGCAAAAGCATTTGTTCGAGGAAGAATGCGCACTGGCCTGCACGCCGCGCATCGTGCCCTTCGGCCCCGTGATGGTGGCCCCGGTCATCATGGCCTATGGCTCGCCCGAGCAGCAAAAGCGTTTTCTGCCCGGCATTGCCAGCGGTGAAGTCTGGTGGAGCCAGGGCTATTCCGAGCCCGGATCCGGCTCGGACCTGGCCAGCCTCAAGACCCGCGCCGAGCGCGTAGGCGACAAATACATCGTCAACGGCCAGAAGACCTGGACCACGCTGGGCCAGTATGGCGACTGGATGTTCAACCTGGTGCGCACCAGCAACGAGGGCAAGCCCCAGACCGGCATCAGCTTTCTGCTGCTGGACATGAAGTCCCCCGGCGTGACCGTGCGCCCCATCAAGCTGCTGGACGGCGGCCACGAGGTCAACGAAGTCTTTTTCGACAATGTGGAAGTGCCTGCCGATCAGCTGATTGGCGAGGAGAACAAGGGCTGGACCTATGCCAAGCACCTGCTGAGCCACGAGCGCACCAATATTGCCGACGTGAACCGTGCCAAGCGCGAGCTGGAGCGCGTCAAGCGCATCGCCAAGGCCGAAGGCGTGTGGGAGGACCAGCGCTTTCGCGACCAGATCGCCCTGCTCGAAGTCGATGTGATTGCGCTGGAGATGCTGGTGCTGCGCGTGCTCTCGGCCATGAAGTCGGGCAAGAACCCGCTGGAGATTGCCGGCCTGCTCAAGATCAAGGGCAGCGAAATTCAGCAGCGCTACTCCGAACTGATGATGCTGGCCGCCGGCCCTTATTCCCTGCCCTTCATCCAGGAAGCCATGGAAGCAGGCTACCAGGGCGACTTCCCTGGCGGCGTGCTGGGCAATGCACCGCTGGCCGCCACCTATTTCAATATGCGCAAGACCACGATTTACGGCGGCTCGAACGAGGTGCAGCGAAACATCGTCGCGCAGACGGTGCTGGGCTAA
- a CDS encoding bestrophin family protein codes for MIVRDRPSGFKLLWIVRGSVLQRIKAVLAINIVLAIIVTVAHGNLFHTKIPITPIPFTLIGLPLAIFLGFRNNTAYARYWEGRKLWGEILIYARTLARQCQSLIQSDLPVDPRQRANDVRVRMVHRTVAFAHALRAQLRVLKEDTAAEHWLVDTEWQHVQQLPLNHRVDAIMLAMGKDLGQCVHDHRIDPCLAVSIDKTLNGLTAAAASCERIRNTPIPFSYTLLLHRTAHLYCFLLPFGLVDITGFMTPFVVAIVAYTFYGLDVLGDELEEPFGMESNDLALDSICRSIEISLGHSLGDPQIPEPLKPVDYLLT; via the coding sequence ATGATCGTCAGAGACCGTCCTTCAGGCTTCAAGCTGCTCTGGATTGTTCGAGGCTCGGTGCTTCAGCGCATCAAGGCTGTGCTGGCCATCAACATCGTGCTGGCCATCATCGTGACGGTGGCTCACGGCAATCTGTTTCATACCAAGATACCGATCACGCCCATCCCATTCACGCTGATCGGTTTGCCGCTGGCGATCTTTCTGGGCTTTCGCAACAACACGGCTTACGCCCGCTATTGGGAGGGGCGCAAGCTCTGGGGGGAGATCCTCATCTATGCGCGCACCCTGGCACGCCAATGCCAGAGCCTGATTCAGTCCGATCTGCCCGTGGACCCACGCCAGCGCGCCAACGATGTGCGCGTGCGCATGGTGCACCGCACCGTGGCCTTTGCCCATGCGCTGCGTGCCCAGCTGCGCGTACTCAAGGAAGACACGGCGGCCGAGCATTGGCTGGTGGATACGGAATGGCAGCATGTGCAGCAACTGCCGCTGAACCACCGTGTGGACGCCATCATGCTGGCCATGGGCAAGGACCTGGGCCAATGCGTGCACGATCACCGTATCGATCCCTGTCTGGCGGTTTCCATTGACAAGACGCTCAACGGCCTGACGGCCGCCGCAGCATCCTGCGAGCGCATTCGCAACACGCCCATTCCGTTTTCCTATACCTTGCTGCTGCACCGCACGGCCCATCTGTACTGTTTTCTGCTGCCCTTCGGCCTGGTGGATATCACGGGCTTCATGACGCCATTTGTCGTCGCCATCGTGGCCTATACCTTCTATGGCCTGGACGTGCTCGGTGATGAGCTTGAGGAGCCTTTTGGCATGGAGAGCAACGACCTGGCGCTGGACTCCATCTGCCGCAGCATCGAGATCAGCCTCGGCCATTCGCTGGGCGATCCTCAGATTCCCGAGCCTCTGAAGCCTGTGGACTATCTGCTGACCTAG